Proteins encoded by one window of Lathyrus oleraceus cultivar Zhongwan6 chromosome 1, CAAS_Psat_ZW6_1.0, whole genome shotgun sequence:
- the LOC127118280 gene encoding protein EFFECTOR OF TRANSCRIPTION 2, giving the protein MKIYNMKLEALNGTFNERNENNGRIITFPATPQMLKRESCNHTKHDSSFSQWKILIGPSDWEDFSKGKEGSTRYRIHNLPENSGPGVYELGVAVSTSGLGREIYKLATRVVVVYLGKADNVRTRLQSYGRNGAHLGNGFSSFESSDQVRHSLFHEIFFQGFSIVYRWAPMQNKGDALQTESQLLSTFDYAWNTVNNGARRPDDILQMLNKISSGTRTFSEVAKSLLPFTQKKVGIPIKSRKLPMTDNKSDEPDNGGYNFLSRVFKFNRSRPRIVQDITDSAVEKNGKICGVILNDGSICTNTPVEKRVRCREHKGMRVNTVTTKAMRRSKSESENVLAAKEIRRSKSESEKMSDSFVDESIRKTVICGIVLEDGSTCRKEPVKGRKRCHEHKGKRIRASVSINQKK; this is encoded by the exons ATGAAAATATATAACATGAAATTAGAAGCTTTAAATGGAACATTTAACGAGAGGAACGAAAACAACGGTCGTATAATCACTTTTCCTGCGACGCCGCAAATGTTGAAGAGAGAATCATGTAACCACACTAAACATGATTCTAGCTTTTCTCAATGGAAG ATTCTTATTGGTCCTTCTGATTGGGAGgatttttccaaaggaaaagaggGATCTACAAGGTACAGAATTCATAACCTGCCAGAGAATTCGGGTCCGGGAGTGTACGAACTCGGAGTAGCTGTGTCGACTAGTGGTTTGGGGCGTGAAATTTACAAGCTTGCAACTCGCGTTGTTGTGGTTTATCTAGGAAAAGCTGATAATGTGAGAACAAGGCTTCAAAGTTATGGTAGAAATGGAGCTCATTTGGGTAACGGTTTTTCTTCGTTTGAATCTTCCGATCAAGTGAGACATTCATTGTTTCATGAGATCTTTTTTCAAGGCTTCTCAATTGTTTATCGATGGGCTCCT ATGCAGAACAAGGGAGATGCATTGCAAACAGAATCTCAACTTCTAAGTACATTTGATTATGCATGGAACACGGTTAATAACGGTGCGCGCCGGCCCGATGATATTCTTCAAATGCTCAACAAAATTTCTTCAGGGACAAGAACATTTTCAGAAGTAGCCAAATCACTTTTACCCTTCACTCAAAAGAAAGTAGGGATACCAATAAAATCAAGAAAATTGCCAATGACAGATAACAAATCAGACGAGCCAGACAATGGCGGCTACAATTTCTTATCTCGCGTGTTCAAATTCAACCGGTCGCGTCCTAGGATAGTTCAGGATATAACTGATTCTGCGGTTGAGAAAAATGGTAAAATTTGTGGAGTGATTTTGAACGATGGTTCTATTTGTACAAATACGCCGGTTGAAAAAAGAGTTAGGTGTCGTGAACATAAAGGAATGAGAGTTAATACGGTCACTACAAAAGCAATGAGAAGATCCAAATCAGAATCAGAAAATGTGTTAGCTGCAAAAGAAATAAGGAGATCCAAGTCAGAATCAGAAAAAATGAGTGACAGTTTTGTGGATGAGAGTATCAGAAAGACTGTTATATGTGGAATTGTTTTGGAAGATGGATCAACTTGTAGAAAAGAACCAGTTAAAGGAAGAAAAAGATGTCATGAACATAAAGGGAAGAGAATTC